A stretch of the Solanum dulcamara chromosome 6, daSolDulc1.2, whole genome shotgun sequence genome encodes the following:
- the LOC129891802 gene encoding probable histone H2A.3 — MAGQGKAVGSATGKKSHSRSSKAGLQFPVGRIARFLKVGKYAKRVGTGAPVFLAAVLEYLAAEVLEVAGNEARANKKIRINPRHLQLAIRTDDELSKLFEDVTIASGGVMPNIQSILLPNKKSSSLKVAVATAEEEEED; from the exons ATGGCAGGTCAAGGAAAAGCCGTTGGTTCTGCTACGGGAAAAAAGTCTCATTCCCGCAGCAGCAAAGCCGGCCTCCAATTCCCTGTCGGTCGTATCGCCCGGTTTCTGAAAGTTGGCAAGTATGCCAAACGTGTTGGCACTGGAGCTCCAGTATTCCTTGCTGCTGTACTTGAGTACCTTGCAGCTGAG GTACTTGAAGTAGCTGGAAATGAGGCAAGAGCTAACAAAAAAATTCGGATCAATCCTAGGCATCTTCAGTTGGCTATTAGAACTGATGATGAACTGAGCAAATTGTTTGAAGATGTGACGATTGCGAGTGGTGGTGTAATGCCAAACATTCAGAGCATTCTGCTGCCTAACAAGAAGAGTAGTTCTTTAAAGGTCGCCGTTGCTACTgctgaggaggaggaggaggattaG